The Natrinema salifodinae genome includes a window with the following:
- a CDS encoding thioredoxin family protein — translation MATASKPSRFDTGNELDDFVETNDVALVEFYTSGCALCQAMEPVLGNVARATDVAIGMINPGNDIDLVDRFDIRSVPTLILFEDGTETARLAEGFQGGDAVTDFLEEHVPNAAETA, via the coding sequence ATGGCCACCGCCAGCAAACCGAGCCGATTCGACACCGGCAACGAGCTCGACGACTTCGTCGAAACCAACGACGTGGCGCTCGTGGAGTTCTACACCAGCGGCTGTGCGCTGTGCCAGGCGATGGAGCCGGTGCTCGGCAACGTCGCCCGCGCGACCGACGTCGCGATCGGGATGATCAACCCCGGCAACGACATCGATCTGGTCGACCGGTTCGACATCCGGTCGGTGCCGACGCTGATCCTGTTCGAGGACGGCACCGAGACGGCGCGCCTAGCCGAGGGGTTCCAGGGCGGAGACGCGGTCACGGATTTCCTCGAAGAGCACGTGCCGAACGCGGCCGAGACGGCCTGA
- the glnA gene encoding type I glutamate--ammonia ligase → MTDGYLTAAEEDVLETIEAENIDFLRLQFTDILGTVKNVSVPARQAEKAFTEGIYFDGSSIEGFVRIQESDMRLKPDPDTFAVLPWKQREDGASARMICDVINTSTGEPFEGDPRRVLKNALERANDLGYTVNAAPEPEFFMFEEDEAGRATTDTADHGGYFDLAPKDLASDVRRDIIYGLEDMGFEIEASHHEVARGQYEINFEYDDALSTADNVATFRTVVRAIAAEHDLHATFMPKPIPKINGSGMHTHLSLFTEDGENAFHDEDDEFDLSEEAHAFTAGILEHAPAITAIANPTVNSYKRLVPGYEAPVYVAWSDRNRSALVRKPAARVPAASRIELRSPDPSCNPYLALAVMIHAGLDGIERDLECPAPVRENIYEFDEQKREEYGIDTLPSNLGEAVEALEADEVIYSALGEHVGPKFVEAKEQEFEDYLVDVSEWELDRYLETF, encoded by the coding sequence ATGACAGACGGGTACCTGACCGCTGCGGAAGAAGACGTACTGGAAACGATCGAAGCGGAAAATATCGACTTCCTTCGGCTGCAGTTCACTGACATCCTGGGCACGGTCAAGAATGTCTCCGTTCCGGCCCGCCAGGCCGAGAAGGCCTTCACCGAAGGCATCTACTTCGACGGCTCCTCGATCGAAGGCTTCGTTCGCATCCAGGAATCGGACATGCGGCTCAAGCCCGATCCGGACACATTCGCGGTGCTTCCGTGGAAACAGCGCGAGGACGGGGCGTCCGCCCGGATGATCTGTGACGTCATCAACACCTCGACGGGCGAGCCCTTCGAGGGCGACCCGCGCCGCGTCCTCAAGAACGCCCTCGAGCGCGCCAACGATCTGGGCTACACGGTCAACGCCGCGCCCGAGCCGGAGTTCTTCATGTTCGAGGAGGACGAGGCCGGCCGCGCGACGACCGACACTGCCGACCACGGCGGCTACTTCGACCTCGCGCCGAAGGACCTCGCCTCCGACGTCCGCCGCGACATCATCTACGGCCTCGAAGACATGGGCTTCGAGATCGAGGCCAGCCACCACGAGGTCGCTCGCGGCCAGTACGAGATCAACTTCGAGTACGACGACGCGCTGTCGACGGCCGACAACGTCGCCACGTTCCGGACGGTCGTCCGCGCGATCGCCGCCGAACACGACCTCCACGCGACGTTCATGCCCAAGCCGATTCCGAAGATCAACGGCTCGGGGATGCACACCCACCTCTCGCTGTTCACCGAGGACGGGGAGAACGCCTTCCACGACGAGGACGACGAGTTCGACTTGAGCGAGGAGGCTCACGCCTTCACCGCCGGGATCCTCGAGCACGCCCCTGCGATCACCGCCATCGCCAACCCCACCGTCAACAGCTACAAGCGCCTGGTGCCCGGCTATGAGGCACCAGTCTACGTCGCCTGGTCGGACCGGAACCGCTCGGCGCTGGTCCGCAAACCGGCCGCGCGCGTCCCGGCAGCCTCCCGGATCGAACTCCGCTCGCCGGACCCGTCCTGTAACCCCTACCTCGCGCTCGCCGTCATGATCCACGCCGGCCTGGACGGCATCGAGCGTGACCTCGAGTGCCCTGCTCCGGTTCGAGAGAACATCTACGAGTTCGACGAGCAGAAACGCGAGGAGTACGGCATCGACACCCTCCCGTCGAACCTCGGCGAGGCCGTCGAGGCTCTCGAGGCGGACGAGGTCATCTACAGCGCCCTGGGCGAACACGTCGGGCCGAAGTTCGTCGAGGCCAAAGAACAGGAGTTCGAGGACTACCTGGTCGACGTCTCCGAGTGGGAGCTCGACCGCTACCTCGAGACGTTCTGA
- a CDS encoding YgaP family membrane protein: MALERNVGGLDRVMRGVAGIWLVVVAVAAALDERRVTAATAALAGIGLLFNWRTQFCGCNAVFGIDTTEDELAADA; this comes from the coding sequence ATGGCACTCGAGCGAAACGTGGGCGGTCTCGACCGCGTTATGAGAGGTGTCGCCGGGATCTGGCTGGTCGTCGTCGCCGTCGCGGCGGCGCTCGACGAGCGGCGCGTCACCGCCGCCACGGCCGCGCTCGCGGGGATCGGCCTGTTGTTCAACTGGCGGACGCAGTTCTGCGGCTGTAACGCGGTCTTCGGCATCGATACGACCGAGGACGAACTAGCCGCGGACGCGTAA
- a CDS encoding metallophosphoesterase, which yields MDTPDDGPAEPGSASAPASSTAPLVEPVPGAPAATATIGDGTGDGDGTQRALLVADYHAGYEAGLRYERGVDVPSRAPDRRERLQALLDRTRPDRLVVLGDLMHSIGDPGGAERGELEVLFESFPADFDVTVVKGNHDGQIGTWLAADEETPAVDVVPGDGVALGAVGVCHGHTWPAPAVLESDVVCLGHEHPCVRLEDEVGGSRVERAWLRGRLAPEPFRERPEYDGVSWVDGDEPPPRAVVLPAFNDLVGGTWINVPGQSFLSPFLPAGLADGEAYLLDGTRLGPYESV from the coding sequence ATGGATACCCCCGACGACGGTCCGGCCGAGCCAGGATCCGCGTCCGCACCCGCCTCCTCGACCGCCCCGCTCGTCGAGCCCGTTCCGGGCGCGCCCGCCGCGACCGCGACGATCGGGGACGGGACCGGTGACGGGGACGGGACCCAACGCGCGCTGCTCGTCGCCGACTACCACGCCGGCTACGAGGCGGGACTGCGATACGAGCGCGGCGTCGACGTCCCCAGCCGGGCGCCCGACCGCCGCGAGCGACTCCAGGCGCTGCTCGATCGCACTCGTCCGGATCGCCTGGTCGTCCTCGGCGACCTCATGCACTCGATCGGCGACCCCGGCGGGGCCGAACGCGGCGAACTCGAAGTGTTGTTCGAGTCTTTTCCGGCCGATTTCGACGTGACCGTCGTCAAGGGCAACCACGACGGGCAGATCGGGACCTGGCTCGCCGCGGACGAGGAGACCCCCGCCGTCGACGTCGTCCCCGGCGACGGCGTCGCGCTCGGCGCCGTCGGCGTCTGTCACGGCCACACCTGGCCCGCGCCGGCCGTCCTCGAGTCCGACGTGGTCTGTCTGGGTCACGAACACCCCTGCGTCCGGCTCGAAGACGAGGTCGGCGGCAGCCGCGTCGAGCGCGCCTGGCTGCGCGGACGGCTCGCTCCCGAACCGTTCCGCGAGCGGCCGGAGTACGACGGCGTTTCGTGGGTCGACGGCGACGAACCGCCGCCGCGAGCGGTCGTCTTGCCCGCGTTCAACGATCTCGTCGGCGGGACGTGGATCAACGTCCCCGGCCAGTCGTTTCTCTCGCCGTTCCTGCCGGCCGGCCTGGCCGACGGCGAGGCGTACCTGCTCGACGGGACGCGGCTCGGGCCGTACGAGTCGGTCTGA
- a CDS encoding Single-stranded DNA binding protein has translation MELDDHAEDLASDLGVDKEEVKSDLQNLVEYSVPVDEAKQSLRRKYGDGSSGGGATPSAKDVAEITPDDSNVTVTSTVLTAGKRSIRYQGSDHVIVEGRLADETGVIDYTAWEDFGLSPGDTITAGNAGVREWDGEPELNLGESTSLSFEEESLDVPYEIGGDAQLADLQTGDRAVTVEVTVVECERRTIDGRDGETEIKSGVFGDESGRLPFTNWEPAPEIEEGNSIRIENAYVQEFRGVPEVNVSEFSTVSDLDRAIDVGSAASTMGVGDAVRTGGIYDVELVGNVIAVRDGSGLIQRCPECYRVIQKGQCRTHGDVDGIDDLRVKAILDDGTGTVTAVLDDELTEQVYGGTLEDALEQAREAMDQAVVADAIRERIVGREYRVRGHLSVDEYGANLDAEIFEESADDPAARATDFLAEVDA, from the coding sequence ATGGAACTCGACGATCATGCCGAGGATCTCGCCTCCGACCTCGGTGTCGACAAAGAGGAGGTCAAATCCGACTTGCAGAACTTAGTGGAGTACAGCGTCCCGGTCGACGAGGCCAAACAGAGCCTCCGCCGGAAGTACGGCGACGGCTCCAGCGGCGGCGGTGCGACGCCGTCGGCGAAGGACGTCGCCGAGATTACGCCCGACGATAGCAACGTCACCGTCACGAGCACCGTCCTGACCGCCGGCAAGCGATCGATCCGCTATCAGGGCTCCGATCACGTTATCGTCGAAGGCCGCCTGGCCGACGAGACCGGCGTCATCGACTACACGGCCTGGGAGGACTTCGGCCTCTCGCCTGGCGATACGATCACCGCGGGCAACGCCGGCGTCCGCGAGTGGGACGGCGAGCCGGAACTCAACCTCGGCGAGAGCACCTCGCTGTCGTTCGAGGAGGAGTCGCTCGACGTCCCCTACGAGATCGGCGGCGACGCGCAGTTGGCCGATTTACAGACGGGCGACCGCGCCGTCACCGTCGAGGTCACCGTCGTCGAGTGCGAGCGCCGGACGATCGACGGTCGCGACGGCGAGACCGAGATCAAAAGCGGCGTCTTCGGCGACGAGAGCGGTCGCCTGCCCTTCACGAACTGGGAGCCGGCCCCCGAGATCGAGGAGGGCAATTCGATCCGCATCGAGAACGCCTACGTCCAGGAGTTCCGCGGCGTCCCCGAGGTCAACGTCTCCGAATTCTCGACGGTTTCAGACCTCGACCGCGCGATCGACGTCGGCAGCGCCGCCTCGACGATGGGGGTCGGCGACGCCGTCCGCACCGGCGGCATCTACGACGTCGAACTCGTGGGTAACGTGATCGCGGTCCGTGACGGCTCCGGGCTCATCCAGCGCTGTCCGGAGTGTTACCGGGTCATCCAGAAGGGGCAGTGCCGGACCCACGGTGACGTCGACGGAATCGACGACCTGCGCGTGAAGGCGATCCTCGACGACGGCACCGGGACCGTCACCGCCGTCCTCGACGACGAACTCACCGAGCAGGTCTACGGCGGGACCTTGGAAGACGCGCTCGAACAGGCCCGCGAGGCGATGGACCAGGCGGTCGTCGCGGACGCGATCCGCGAGCGCATCGTCGGCCGTGAGTACCGCGTGCGCGGCCACCTCTCGGTCGACGAGTACGGTGCGAACCTCGACGCCGAGATCTTCGAGGAGAGCGCCGACGATCCGGCCGCGCGTGCGACCGACTTCCTCGCGGAGGTGGACGCATGA
- a CDS encoding phosphate uptake regulator PhoU yields the protein METRKVQVTGGSTYTVSLPKTWATDNDVSAGTTVEFYPEDDALLLTPQNDTERQEGTLDISNLEGERLTRAVMTMYVSGFDIIRLEAGRITTDQRRAIRDATQGLVGVEVLEETTDSVVIQDLLDSSELSIVNAVTRMRLIAQSMLEDAVRALVENDDDIAHDVIERDDDVDRLWLVVSRIFRATLRSPRAAEELGVPREDCFDFHSSARQLERVADHAAKISNIALKLDEIPGPVADALEELHADASTVLEKAMDALFADEPDEANRLGHDARETVLEIDEHTRTIDDMLRDMEPVQAQSLGLIVDSLSRSADYGGNIAETALQKAAPRP from the coding sequence ATGGAGACGCGCAAGGTCCAGGTGACGGGCGGGTCGACCTACACCGTCTCGCTGCCCAAGACGTGGGCGACGGACAACGACGTCAGCGCCGGGACGACCGTCGAATTCTACCCCGAGGACGACGCCCTCCTACTGACGCCCCAGAACGACACGGAGCGCCAGGAGGGAACCCTCGACATCTCGAACCTCGAGGGCGAACGGTTGACCCGGGCCGTGATGACGATGTACGTCAGCGGTTTCGACATCATCCGGCTCGAAGCGGGCCGGATCACGACCGACCAGCGCCGGGCGATCCGCGACGCGACCCAGGGTCTCGTCGGCGTCGAGGTGCTCGAGGAGACGACCGACAGCGTGGTCATTCAGGACTTACTGGACTCCTCGGAGCTGTCGATCGTCAACGCGGTCACGCGGATGCGACTGATCGCCCAATCGATGCTCGAAGACGCCGTGCGGGCGTTAGTCGAGAACGACGACGACATCGCCCACGACGTAATCGAGCGCGACGACGACGTCGATCGGCTCTGGCTCGTCGTCTCGCGGATCTTCCGCGCGACGCTTCGCTCTCCGCGCGCAGCCGAGGAACTGGGCGTCCCCCGCGAGGACTGCTTCGACTTCCACTCCAGCGCCCGCCAACTCGAACGCGTGGCCGACCACGCGGCCAAGATCAGCAACATCGCGCTGAAACTCGACGAGATTCCGGGGCCGGTCGCCGACGCACTGGAGGAACTCCACGCGGACGCCTCCACCGTCCTCGAGAAGGCGATGGACGCGCTGTTCGCCGACGAGCCCGACGAGGCCAACCGCCTCGGCCACGACGCCCGCGAGACGGTCCTCGAGATCGACGAACACACCCGGACGATCGACGACATGCTGCGTGACATGGAGCCGGTTCAGGCCCAGTCGCTGGGACTGATCGTCGACTCGCTGTCGAGAAGCGCCGACTACGGCGGCAACATCGCCGAGACGGCGCTGCAGAAGGCGGCGCCGCGCCCGTAG
- a CDS encoding PstS family phosphate ABC transporter substrate-binding protein, whose translation MADSQFGRSVDAVSRRKFIAATGALSATALAGCSETTDSDDLSGEVVVTGSSTVFPISDAMAERFMEENPAVNVTVDPTGSGGGFENYFCPGDADVNGASRPIKSEEEDHCGENDVTPVEMEIGGDALTMAVSPENDWVDCMSFDEMAQIWEDGGADTWSDVNSEWPDEEIVRYGPDTTSGTYDWFTENVVGEAGNHTTDYEGTEDDNTIVQALENDPYAMGYFGYAYYSENEDRVKALEVKESEGDECAEPSLQAASDGTYPMARPLYIYPSEEALESEEVYEFVNYYLENSTEDWIADDVGYVPSSDDQADENLSTLEEIAGE comes from the coding sequence ATGGCAGACAGCCAGTTCGGACGCTCTGTCGACGCGGTATCGCGGCGAAAGTTCATTGCGGCCACCGGTGCGCTAAGCGCGACCGCGCTCGCCGGCTGCAGCGAGACGACCGACAGCGACGACCTCTCCGGGGAGGTCGTGGTCACGGGCTCGAGTACGGTGTTCCCGATTTCCGACGCGATGGCGGAACGGTTCATGGAGGAGAACCCGGCCGTCAACGTCACGGTCGACCCGACCGGCAGCGGCGGTGGGTTCGAGAACTACTTCTGTCCCGGCGACGCGGACGTCAACGGCGCATCGCGGCCGATCAAGTCCGAAGAGGAGGATCACTGCGGTGAAAACGACGTCACGCCGGTCGAGATGGAGATCGGCGGCGACGCGCTCACGATGGCCGTCAGTCCCGAGAACGACTGGGTCGACTGCATGTCCTTCGACGAGATGGCCCAGATCTGGGAGGACGGTGGCGCCGACACGTGGTCCGACGTCAACTCGGAGTGGCCCGACGAGGAGATCGTCCGCTACGGTCCCGACACGACCTCGGGGACCTACGACTGGTTCACCGAGAACGTCGTCGGCGAAGCCGGCAATCACACCACCGACTACGAGGGGACCGAGGACGACAACACGATCGTTCAGGCGCTCGAGAACGACCCGTACGCGATGGGGTACTTCGGCTACGCTTATTACTCCGAGAACGAGGATCGCGTCAAGGCCCTCGAGGTCAAGGAAAGCGAGGGCGACGAGTGCGCCGAACCGAGCCTGCAGGCGGCCAGCGACGGTACCTATCCGATGGCTCGTCCGCTGTACATCTACCCCTCCGAGGAGGCCCTCGAGAGCGAGGAGGTCTACGAGTTCGTGAACTACTACCTCGAGAACTCGACCGAAGATTGGATCGCGGACGACGTGGGCTACGTACCCTCCAGCGACGACCAGGCGGACGAGAATTTGAGCACGCTCGAAGAGATCGCCGGGGAGTAA
- the pstC gene encoding phosphate ABC transporter permease subunit PstC, translated as MSNTPMDADLTRSANGRIAKERLYHGLLFCCAALTVVVTVSIVVTLARDAVEFFGRVDPVSFFTGTEWVLRNNDPILGILPLVSATLVVTVVSALVAIPIGTAAAVYLSEYASDRMRSVLKPALEILAGIPTVVYGFFALVYLTPWLQALGLDVSLFNLLSASIMVGIMIIPMVSSISEDAMSAVPDSLRQAGYGLGATKFEVSTRIVIPASISGIFSSYILALSRAIGETMIVVTAAGMQSRMFDPTNPLSNLFNSGQTMTSAMVQAVTTDLVGGTAGYYSMFAIGLTLFCITFMMNLLSNRIAARYREEYQ; from the coding sequence ATGAGTAATACACCAATGGACGCCGATCTCACGCGATCGGCAAACGGACGGATTGCAAAGGAACGGTTGTACCACGGCCTGTTGTTCTGCTGTGCGGCACTGACCGTCGTCGTCACGGTCAGCATCGTCGTCACGCTGGCGAGAGACGCCGTCGAGTTCTTCGGACGAGTCGACCCCGTCTCGTTTTTTACCGGTACGGAATGGGTGCTACGCAACAATGATCCGATCCTCGGCATCCTGCCGCTGGTCAGCGCCACGCTCGTCGTGACCGTCGTCTCGGCGCTGGTCGCGATCCCGATCGGCACCGCGGCGGCGGTCTACCTGAGCGAGTACGCCAGCGACCGGATGCGCTCGGTGCTGAAACCGGCACTCGAGATCCTCGCGGGGATTCCGACCGTCGTCTACGGCTTCTTCGCGCTCGTGTACCTGACGCCCTGGCTCCAGGCTCTCGGGCTGGACGTGAGCCTGTTCAACCTGCTGTCGGCGTCGATCATGGTCGGGATCATGATCATCCCGATGGTCTCCTCGATCAGCGAGGACGCCATGAGCGCGGTGCCCGACTCGCTTCGCCAGGCGGGCTACGGACTGGGCGCGACGAAGTTCGAGGTCTCGACGCGGATCGTCATCCCCGCCTCGATCTCGGGGATCTTCTCGTCGTACATCCTCGCGCTCTCGCGGGCGATCGGCGAGACGATGATCGTGGTGACGGCCGCCGGCATGCAGTCGCGGATGTTCGACCCGACGAACCCGCTCTCGAATCTCTTCAACTCGGGCCAGACCATGACCAGCGCCATGGTCCAGGCGGTCACCACGGATCTGGTCGGCGGGACCGCCGGCTACTACTCGATGTTTGCGATCGGGTTGACGCTGTTCTGTATCACCTTCATGATGAACCTGCTCAGCAACCGCATCGCCGCACGCTACCGGGAGGAGTACCAATGA
- the pstA gene encoding phosphate ABC transporter permease PstA, translating to MATIDDQTEAWYGAEGQISQLRGLLFKLGCLGATLLALLLVFVFLLYVANDAIEPMSVEPIWTVTLTAPIWAVSVTVPLPAWWLAVAATVGAPALALTGYYYRFDPRAGEVAYAALGLPIAATLLAGGVVIAFRHIVSPREWLALVVAAAVAVGLLALHVRTRDAAAVERGLVATLVPLLVVVGVPGVVPSLRGLILSLPVLPLPSLSLLGTFAAPVGLGVAWYVSRVRESPRAGWLAGGATVVASALGLVAAPLVGIAATTWIVLVTVVGVPVGLYVERVVRRGEGIAGLAMPVVIGAGVVACALVVEALGFSGPNVWFDWDFLTTAHSRDPYDAGIYPALVGSVMLIIVVAVSAFPVGVGAAIYLEEYAPSEGPLGRFVELIEINIANLAGVPSVVYGLLGVALFVNTAGLGRGIVVVGGLTVGLLVLPIVIVSAQEAIQAVPDSQRRAAYGMGATRWQMVRTTVLPRAMPGILTGTILALGRAIGETAPLLMVGVAAVVRIPPNSFFSRFSAMPRQIFSWARLAQPEFYHGVLAAGVLVLLTVLLMMNGTAILLRNKYQRRE from the coding sequence ATGGCGACGATCGACGACCAAACCGAGGCCTGGTACGGCGCGGAGGGACAGATCAGTCAGCTCCGAGGGCTGCTGTTCAAGCTCGGCTGTCTCGGCGCGACGCTGCTCGCCCTCCTGCTCGTGTTCGTGTTCCTGCTGTACGTCGCCAACGACGCGATCGAACCCATGTCGGTCGAACCGATCTGGACGGTCACCCTGACGGCGCCGATCTGGGCGGTCAGCGTGACCGTCCCGCTCCCGGCCTGGTGGCTCGCGGTCGCCGCGACCGTCGGCGCCCCGGCGCTCGCGCTCACCGGCTACTACTACCGGTTCGATCCGCGAGCGGGCGAAGTGGCCTACGCGGCGCTCGGGCTCCCGATCGCCGCGACCTTACTCGCCGGCGGCGTGGTGATCGCGTTCAGACACATCGTCTCGCCGCGCGAGTGGCTCGCGCTCGTCGTTGCCGCCGCCGTCGCGGTCGGATTGCTCGCGCTCCACGTCCGTACTCGCGACGCCGCCGCCGTCGAACGCGGACTCGTCGCGACCCTCGTCCCGCTGCTCGTCGTCGTCGGCGTGCCGGGCGTCGTCCCGAGTCTACGGGGACTGATCCTCTCGCTGCCGGTCCTCCCGTTACCGTCGCTGTCGCTGCTTGGGACGTTCGCAGCGCCAGTCGGGCTCGGCGTGGCCTGGTACGTGAGCCGCGTTCGCGAGAGCCCCCGCGCCGGATGGCTCGCCGGCGGGGCGACGGTCGTCGCCTCGGCGCTCGGCCTGGTTGCCGCGCCGCTGGTCGGTATCGCGGCGACGACGTGGATCGTGCTCGTGACGGTCGTCGGCGTTCCCGTCGGCTTGTACGTCGAGCGGGTGGTGCGACGCGGAGAGGGGATCGCCGGACTCGCCATGCCGGTCGTGATCGGTGCCGGCGTCGTCGCCTGTGCCCTCGTCGTCGAGGCGCTCGGATTCTCCGGCCCCAACGTCTGGTTCGATTGGGACTTTCTGACCACCGCTCACAGCCGGGACCCGTACGATGCCGGGATCTATCCCGCGCTCGTCGGCTCGGTGATGCTGATCATCGTCGTCGCCGTCTCGGCGTTTCCCGTCGGGGTCGGCGCGGCGATCTATCTGGAGGAGTACGCGCCGAGCGAAGGGCCCCTCGGTAGGTTCGTCGAACTCATCGAGATCAACATCGCGAACCTCGCGGGCGTCCCCTCGGTCGTCTACGGGCTGCTCGGGGTCGCGCTGTTCGTCAATACCGCCGGTCTGGGCCGCGGGATCGTCGTCGTCGGCGGGCTCACGGTCGGTCTGCTCGTCCTGCCGATCGTCATCGTCTCCGCTCAGGAGGCGATCCAGGCTGTCCCCGACTCGCAGCGACGGGCCGCCTACGGGATGGGCGCCACCAGATGGCAGATGGTCAGAACGACCGTCCTGCCGCGGGCGATGCCCGGCATCCTGACCGGGACGATCCTCGCGCTCGGCCGGGCGATCGGCGAGACGGCGCCGCTGCTGATGGTCGGCGTCGCGGCGGTCGTGCGCATCCCGCCGAACTCGTTTTTCAGCCGGTTCAGCGCGATGCCGCGACAGATATTCTCGTGGGCGAGACTGGCCCAGCCGGAGTTTTATCACGGCGTCCTCGCCGCCGGCGTGCTCGTGTTGCTCACCGTCCTGTTGATGATGAACGGCACCGCGATCCTCCTGCGGAACAAGTACCAGCGTCGAGAGTGA
- the pstB gene encoding phosphate ABC transporter ATP-binding protein PstB, with amino-acid sequence MTRNDTPRTDDSDAQRTDEGAAVSETTIGSGSAGPDSGFGSESDAESAPLLDESFDVGERSAAGTTQAETEAVIEARTLDVYYDDHQALRSVDIEIPENRVTALIGPSGCGKSTFLRSINRMNDLIDAARMEGELLFDGKNVYDEDVDPVALRRKIGMVFQSPNPFPKSIYDNVAFGLEVQNRDVDVDETVHSALERAALLDEVEDQLDGSGLDLSGGQQQRLCIARAIAPDPEVILMDEPASALDPVATSKIEDLIEDLSEEYTVVIVTHNMQQAARISDKTAVFLTGGELVEFDDTNKIFENPDNDRVEDYITGKFG; translated from the coding sequence ATGACCCGAAACGACACACCACGGACCGACGACAGCGATGCACAGCGAACGGACGAGGGCGCGGCCGTCTCGGAGACGACCATCGGCTCCGGATCCGCCGGGCCCGATTCCGGATTCGGATCCGAATCCGACGCCGAAAGCGCCCCCTTGCTCGACGAGTCGTTCGACGTCGGCGAGCGATCCGCAGCCGGGACGACCCAGGCGGAGACGGAAGCGGTGATCGAAGCACGCACCCTCGACGTCTACTACGACGACCACCAGGCGCTGCGAAGCGTCGACATCGAGATTCCCGAGAACCGCGTCACCGCGTTGATCGGCCCCTCCGGTTGCGGGAAGTCGACGTTCCTGCGCTCGATCAACCGGATGAACGACCTTATCGACGCCGCCCGGATGGAGGGAGAACTGCTGTTCGACGGCAAGAACGTCTACGACGAGGACGTCGACCCCGTCGCCTTACGCCGGAAGATCGGAATGGTCTTTCAGTCGCCCAACCCCTTCCCGAAAAGCATCTACGACAACGTCGCCTTCGGCTTGGAGGTGCAGAACAGGGACGTCGACGTCGACGAGACGGTCCACAGCGCGCTCGAGCGCGCAGCGTTGCTCGACGAGGTCGAGGACCAGCTCGATGGGAGCGGACTGGACCTCTCCGGCGGGCAGCAACAGCGGCTGTGTATCGCCCGCGCGATCGCGCCCGATCCGGAAGTCATTCTGATGGATGAGCCGGCATCGGCGCTGGACCCAGTCGCCACCTCGAAGATCGAAGATCTGATCGAGGACCTCTCCGAGGAGTACACGGTCGTCATCGTCACGCACAACATGCAACAGGCGGCCCGCATCTCTGATAAGACGGCCGTCTTCCTTACCGGCGGCGAACTCGTCGAGTTCGACGACACGAACAAAATCTTCGAAAATCCCGATAACGACCGCGTCGAGGACTACATCACCGGCAAGTTCGGGTGA
- the phoU gene encoding phosphate signaling complex protein PhoU: MTREKYRHRLERLREAVVAMGDLVRDRLADACTALYTGDRSLARDVVAGDDEIDDRYLEIEGECLDLLALHQPVAGDLRFVAAAFKVVTDLERVGDLATNLAEYAMDATGSASPLPDVDFERLTALALELLDRAIEAFATEDAAACFTVADRDDELDARCADVTDRVVRTLVELRCEATGENAGRPRYGRDAPVRNVLADVSRTLVVVRDVERVGDHAVNVAARTLYALESDDELLA, encoded by the coding sequence ATGACCCGCGAAAAGTACCGACACCGGCTCGAACGGCTTCGCGAAGCGGTCGTCGCGATGGGCGATCTGGTCCGCGATCGGCTGGCTGACGCCTGCACCGCACTGTATACCGGCGATCGATCCCTCGCACGCGACGTCGTCGCGGGCGACGACGAGATCGACGACCGGTATCTCGAGATCGAAGGGGAGTGTCTCGATTTGCTCGCGCTGCACCAACCCGTCGCCGGTGATCTCCGGTTCGTCGCGGCCGCGTTCAAGGTCGTTACCGATCTGGAGCGGGTGGGCGATCTCGCGACCAACCTGGCCGAGTACGCAATGGACGCGACCGGCTCCGCGTCGCCGCTGCCCGACGTGGATTTCGAACGGCTCACCGCGCTCGCGCTCGAACTGCTCGATCGGGCGATCGAGGCGTTCGCCACCGAGGACGCGGCGGCCTGTTTCACGGTCGCCGATCGCGACGACGAACTGGACGCGCGCTGTGCCGACGTGACCGATCGAGTCGTCCGGACGCTCGTCGAGTTACGGTGCGAGGCGACCGGCGAGAACGCCGGTCGGCCTCGGTACGGACGGGACGCCCCCGTTCGGAACGTCCTCGCTGACGTTTCACGGACGCTCGTCGTCGTTCGCGATGTAGAGCGCGTCGGTGATCACGCGGTCAACGTCGCCGCCCGGACGCTGTACGCCCTCGAGAGCGACGACGAGTTACTCGCCTGA